A single region of the Anopheles funestus chromosome X, idAnoFuneDA-416_04, whole genome shotgun sequence genome encodes:
- the LOC125769463 gene encoding uncharacterized protein LOC125769463 isoform X1 produces MFFIIDPQYTSQQFLNNTPPIPSSSKPRILSVLELPRLITFPRLETVSTITNNNNNNNLTSQQLSPNNPFQPTNTEITLSPNNPFSQQPIPQKTDIRYLCSPNNPFSPQHIAHDTKQQNSIGTVSSGKRKIVMLKIITYFSRNDHHHIYYLQCKKKENHGRFRARRYQPNS; encoded by the exons ATGTTCTTCATTATAGATCCTCAATATACTTCGCAACAATTTCTTAACAACACACCACCAATTCCATCGTCATCTAAACCAAGAATATTGAGTGTTTTGGAATTACCGCGTCTCATAACTTTTCCTCGCTTGGAAACTGTGTCGACgatcaccaacaacaacaacaacaacaacttaaCAAGTCAACAACTATCGCCGAACAACCCATTTCAACCAACAAACACCG AAATCACGCTATCGCCAAACAATCCGTTTTCGCAGCAGCCAATCCCACAAA AGACCGATATTCGATACCTGTGTTCTCCCAACAATCCGTTTTCACCTCAACATATCG CACACGATACTAAACAGCAAAATAGTATAGGCACCGTTTCTAGTGGTAAGCGTAAAATAGttatgttaaaaattattaccTATTTTAGCAgaaacgatcatcatcatattTACTATttgcagtgcaaaaaaaaggaaaatcatgGAAGATTTCGCGCCCGTCGATACCAACCAAATAGCTGA
- the LOC125769463 gene encoding uncharacterized protein LOC125769463 isoform X2 — MFFIIDPQYTSQQFLNNTPPIPSSSKPRILSVLELPRLITFPRLETVSTITNNNNNNNLTSQQLSPNNPFQPTNTEITLSPNNPFSQQPIPQKTDIRYLCSPNNPFSPQHIAHDTKQQNSIGTVSSVQKKGKSWKISRPSIPTK; from the exons ATGTTCTTCATTATAGATCCTCAATATACTTCGCAACAATTTCTTAACAACACACCACCAATTCCATCGTCATCTAAACCAAGAATATTGAGTGTTTTGGAATTACCGCGTCTCATAACTTTTCCTCGCTTGGAAACTGTGTCGACgatcaccaacaacaacaacaacaacaacttaaCAAGTCAACAACTATCGCCGAACAACCCATTTCAACCAACAAACACCG AAATCACGCTATCGCCAAACAATCCGTTTTCGCAGCAGCCAATCCCACAAA AGACCGATATTCGATACCTGTGTTCTCCCAACAATCCGTTTTCACCTCAACATATCG CACACGATACTAAACAGCAAAATAGTATAGGCACCGTTTCTAGTG tgcaaaaaaaaggaaaatcatgGAAGATTTCGCGCCCGTCGATACCAACCAAATAG